The sequence CTCCTTCCCGTAGCCCAAGAGCTACTCAACAATGCCCGCAAGGTCAAGAAAGTGGATGGAGTGGAGATTGAGGGGTTGGAGAGACTGGATAAAGTGATCTATCTAGATCAAAGCCCCATCGGTCGAACCCCAAGAAGCAACCCCGCCACCTACACGGGCGTGATGGACGAGATTCGCTCCCTATTTGCCGAGACCAAAGAGGCGCAGATTCGAGGCTATGGCGTGGGACGATTTAGCTTCAATGTCAAGGGCGGACGATGCGAAAAATGCCAAGGCGAGGGCGAGATCAAAATCGAGATGCACTTCTTGCCCGACATCATGGTCAAATGCGACAGTTGTCATGGAAGCCGCTACAACCTCCAAACGCTTGAAGTGGCCTACAAAGGCAAAAACATCGCCGATGTGCTGGGCATGAGCGTGGATGAGGCGCTCGAATTTTTCGCCCCGATTCCCAAAATCGCTCAAAAGCTCCAAACTCTAAGCGATGTAGGGCTTGGCTACATCACCTTGGGACAAAATGCCATCACGCTAAGCGGCGGGGAGGCACAGAGAATCAAACTCGCCAAAGAGCTGGGACGAAAAGACACAGGGCAGACGCTCTATATCCTTGATGAGCCCACCACAGGGCTTCACTTTGCCGATGTGGATCGCCTCACCAAGGTGCTCCACCATCTCACTGACTTAGGCAATAGCGTGATTGTCATTGAGCACAACCTCGACATGATCAAAAATGCCGACTATGTGATTGACATTGGGCCTGAGGGCGGGAGCAAGGGAGGAAGAATCGTGGATGAGGGCACGCCCGAAGAGGTCGCCAAGCGATGGAGAGAGCGAGGCAGCCACACGGGTGAGTTTCTCGCCAAAGAGCTGGGGATGTGAGTTTTTTGATAAATTAATCGTTTATAATGAATAAAAAATAGTTATAGTTTAATAAAAAAAGATAAGCTCTTATGATTTAACATCTCTCTTGGCTTCAAACTAAATCTAAAGGAGGAGAGTATGTTTCGTCTCTTTGTCACCGCTCTTATCATAGCTCTTGGGTTGGCGCAAGCACAGGCCGCCGACATGGGAGAGAAATTTGATGCAACATTCAAGGCTCAAGTGAAAGCCGCCAAGGCTGATATGGTGATGCTAAGCCCCAAGGATGCCTATAAACTTCTTCAAGAGAATCCCGACATCACCCTCATTGATGTGCGAGATCCTGATGAGCTCAAAGCGATGGGCAAGCCCGATGTCAAAAACTACAAACACATGAGTCGAGGCAAGCTAGAGCCTCTGCTAGCCAAGTCAGGCCTTGATCCTGAAAAGCCCGTGGTGGTATTCTGTAAAACAGCAGCTAGAGCTGCCCTAGCAGGCAAAACCCTCAGGGAATATGGATTTAAAACCATTTACAACTCCGAAGGCGGAATGGACAAGTGGCTTGAAGAAGGGCTTCCCTCTTTGGATTAACTTCCTCTTTTTTTTGGGCTACAAGAGAGGTGAATTCCCTCATTCACCCCTCTTAAACCTCTTTATACATCTCCCTCACCTTCAAAATTTCCTCTAGATTCTCGAAAAAGACCTCAATAAGCCTTGGATCAAAATGCCTCCCTTTTTCCTCTTCTAAAAGCGCGTAGATTCGCTCCAACTCCCAAGCCTTTTTATAGCATCGATCACTCCCCAGCGCATCAAAAACATCCGCTAGAGCGACAATACGCCCATAGAGGTGGATATCTTCGCCCTTTTTGCCCTGAGGATAGCCCGTGCCATTCCACTTTTCATGGTGCTCATGGGCGATGGCGGCTGCGGCTTTGAGGATACGGCGATTGGAGTGTTTGAGCGTCTCATAGCCAAGCCTAGAGTGGCTCTTCATGACCTCAAACTCCTCTTCGGTCAATTTCCCCGGTTTTTTCAAAATCGCATCAGGAATCGCCACTTTGCCAATGTCATGCATGGGCGAGGCGACCTTGACCAGCTCCGCTTCTAGCTCACTTAGACCCATGCCTAGAGCGAGAATCTTGGAGTATTCCGCCACGCGCTTGACATGAAAACCTGTCTCTTTGCTCCGGCTCTCACCAATCTCGGCCATGGTGTAGATGATCTCTTTTTGGGTCTCTTCGATCTCGGCATAAAGCATCGCCGATTCTAGGGCACTCCCTGTGTAGGTCGCCGCCAAAGTGAGATACTTCGCATCCTCTTGGCTGAATCCTTGCGAGAGGGTCATTTTGTTGATCGCCTGATAGGCTCCGATGATCTC comes from Wolinella succinogenes DSM 1740 and encodes:
- a CDS encoding rhodanese-like domain-containing protein, whose translation is MFRLFVTALIIALGLAQAQAADMGEKFDATFKAQVKAAKADMVMLSPKDAYKLLQENPDITLIDVRDPDELKAMGKPDVKNYKHMSRGKLEPLLAKSGLDPEKPVVVFCKTAARAALAGKTLREYGFKTIYNSEGGMDKWLEEGLPSLD